A single genomic interval of Meleagris gallopavo isolate NT-WF06-2002-E0010 breed Aviagen turkey brand Nicholas breeding stock chromosome 6, Turkey_5.1, whole genome shotgun sequence harbors:
- the HIGD1A gene encoding HIG1 domain family member 1A, mitochondrial, producing the protein MSSGHEPIYPEYETETSQTSKLLQKFKETPFVPIGMAGFAVVVGYGLYKLKHRGNTKMSLHLIHMRVAAQGFVVGAITCGVLYSMFREHVLKPKE; encoded by the exons ATGTCGTCCGGTCACGAACCTATTTACCCTGAGTATGAGACTGAAACCAGCCAGACGTCGAAGCTGCTACAGAAATTTAAGGAGACTCCATTTGTACCAATCG GGATGGCTGGCTTTGCTGTGGTGGTGGGCTATGGGCTGTACAAACTGAAGCACCGGGGGAACACAAAGATGTCGCTTCACCTGATTCACATGCGTGTGGCAGCGCAGGGTTTCGTTGTGGGAGCAATAACATGTG GTGTGCTGTATTCCATGTTTCGGGAGCACGTGTTAAAGCCCAAGGAGTAA
- the ACKR2 gene encoding atypical chemokine receptor 2 isoform X2 translates to MGTARRGAAVLPAWDGLFSSVRRRITTDSHLPYTASKLTTTATALLGDQDYTANPSDYPYEYLNEEDYMLYGLCTKEEVVSFGKAFLPAFYTMVFLVGFTGNVLLFTVLMYVSKKKKMAEVYLLNLVVSDFLLLLTLPFWALFISQWVTWDLLCPVFNAMYIMNFYSGIFFVSCMSLDMYLQIVHAYSPHSSVTRKKSFLLLLVLWVLSILLSIPDALFSSTKKMHDETILCMHDYGQKHLFWKVVFQVTQNILGFLLPFFFMVFCYSRSMCILTTSRVPGSRRALRFVFTLVAVFFILWFPYNIVLVLHSLQYVGLIQSCERSRHLDYAIQITESLSFVHCCLNPVLYAFVKKRFRLYLQKISQAFCRKGTFDIQLSETSRSCSRYTDQVEMLSITNT, encoded by the exons ATGGGAACTGCCCGCCGTGGAGCAGCGGTTCTC cCAGCCTGGGATGGACTCTTCAGCAGTGTCAGACGCAGGATCACAACAG ACAGCCACTTGCCCTATACAGCTTCAAAGCTGACAACAACAGCTACAGCATTGCTGGGTGACCAAGATTACACTGCCAATCCAAGTGACTACCCCTACGAGTACCTGAATGAGGAAGACTACATGCTTTATGGCCTTTGCACCAAAGAAGAGGTGGTCTCCTTTGGCAAAGCATTCTTGCCAGCTTTTTACACCATGGTTTTCCTAGTTGGATTCACTGGGAACGTTCTCCTATTTACTGTCCTCATGTATGtcagtaagaaaaagaagatggCAGAAGTGTATCTGCTGAACCTAGTGGTTTCAGATTTTCTCTTGCTGCTAACCCTTCCTTTCTGGGCCCTGTTCATTTCTCAGTGGGTGACCTGGGATCTGTTGTGCCCAGTCTTCAATGCCATGTACATCATGAATTTTTACAGCGGTATCTTTTTTGTAAGCTGCATGAGTCTGGACATGTATCTGCAGATAGTTCATGCTTACTCTCCTCACAGCTCTGTGACACGGAAGAAgtccttcctcctcctgttgGTGTTGTGGGTCCTCTCCATACTCCTCTCCATTCCTGATGCCCTcttcagcagcacaaagaaaatgcatgacGAAACCATCCTGTGCATGCATGATTACGGCCAGAAGCACTTATTTTGGAAAGTTGTCTTTCAGGTCACTCAAAACATCCTAGgtttccttttgcctttcttcttcATGGTGTTCTGCTATTCCCGCAGCATGTGTATCCTCACCACGTCTCGGGTGCCTGGCTCGAGGAGAGCACTTCGCTTCGTCTTTACTCTGGTGGCTGTCTTCTTTATCCTGTGGTTCCCTTACAACATTGTCCTCGTCCTTCACTCCCTGCAATACGTTGGTTTGATCCAGAGCTGTGAAAGGAGTAGGCATCTGGACTATGCCATACAGATCACAGAGAGCTTGTCCTTTGTCCACTGCTGCCTCAACCCTGTGCTCTACGCTTTTGTGAAGAAACGATTCAGGTTGTACTTACAGAAGATCTCTCAGGCTTTCTGTAGGAAGGGCACCTTTGACATCCAGCTCTCAGAGACAAGCCGCTCTTGCAGCAGATACACCGATCAGGTAGAAATGTTGAGCATCACCAACACATGA
- the ACKR2 gene encoding atypical chemokine receptor 2 isoform X1: MGYSVNICAGAVWRRNDRARREAASQRVEKAPEVGLWGGCPSVGAGSAGAVWESHWISEWVENFGFLPWTCSAECIQLQISFLQNMKQKKKKLILRKFYSVLLCCASIWLPPGARQGKVRQEENITAEVQATLNFLSFSASLGWTLQQCQTQDHNSHLPYTASKLTTTATALLGDQDYTANPSDYPYEYLNEEDYMLYGLCTKEEVVSFGKAFLPAFYTMVFLVGFTGNVLLFTVLMYVSKKKKMAEVYLLNLVVSDFLLLLTLPFWALFISQWVTWDLLCPVFNAMYIMNFYSGIFFVSCMSLDMYLQIVHAYSPHSSVTRKKSFLLLLVLWVLSILLSIPDALFSSTKKMHDETILCMHDYGQKHLFWKVVFQVTQNILGFLLPFFFMVFCYSRSMCILTTSRVPGSRRALRFVFTLVAVFFILWFPYNIVLVLHSLQYVGLIQSCERSRHLDYAIQITESLSFVHCCLNPVLYAFVKKRFRLYLQKISQAFCRKGTFDIQLSETSRSCSRYTDQVEMLSITNT, encoded by the exons ATGGGATATAGTGTGAATATCTGTGCCGGTGCTGTATGGAGGAGGAACGACAGAGCcaggagagaagcagcatctCAGAGAGTTGAAAAAGCCCCAGAAGTGGGGTTGTGGGGTGGCTGCCCCAGTGTGGGTGCAGGGAGTGCTGGAGCTGTTTGGGAGTCTCACTGGATATCAGAGTGGGTGGAAAACTTTGGCTTCCTCCCATGGACGTGTAGTGCAGAATGCATTCAGCTGCAGATAAGTTTCCTCCAAaacatgaagcagaaaaaaaaaaagctcattctCAGAAAGTTTTATTCggtgctgttgtgctgtgcatCCATCTGGCTGCCACCTGGTGCTCGCCAAGGGAAGGTGAGACAGGAGGAAAACATCACAGCTGAAGTTCAGGCCACGCTGaactttctctccttttcagcCAGCCTGGGATGGACTCTTCAGCAGTGTCAGACGCAGGATCACAACAG CCACTTGCCCTATACAGCTTCAAAGCTGACAACAACAGCTACAGCATTGCTGGGTGACCAAGATTACACTGCCAATCCAAGTGACTACCCCTACGAGTACCTGAATGAGGAAGACTACATGCTTTATGGCCTTTGCACCAAAGAAGAGGTGGTCTCCTTTGGCAAAGCATTCTTGCCAGCTTTTTACACCATGGTTTTCCTAGTTGGATTCACTGGGAACGTTCTCCTATTTACTGTCCTCATGTATGtcagtaagaaaaagaagatggCAGAAGTGTATCTGCTGAACCTAGTGGTTTCAGATTTTCTCTTGCTGCTAACCCTTCCTTTCTGGGCCCTGTTCATTTCTCAGTGGGTGACCTGGGATCTGTTGTGCCCAGTCTTCAATGCCATGTACATCATGAATTTTTACAGCGGTATCTTTTTTGTAAGCTGCATGAGTCTGGACATGTATCTGCAGATAGTTCATGCTTACTCTCCTCACAGCTCTGTGACACGGAAGAAgtccttcctcctcctgttgGTGTTGTGGGTCCTCTCCATACTCCTCTCCATTCCTGATGCCCTcttcagcagcacaaagaaaatgcatgacGAAACCATCCTGTGCATGCATGATTACGGCCAGAAGCACTTATTTTGGAAAGTTGTCTTTCAGGTCACTCAAAACATCCTAGgtttccttttgcctttcttcttcATGGTGTTCTGCTATTCCCGCAGCATGTGTATCCTCACCACGTCTCGGGTGCCTGGCTCGAGGAGAGCACTTCGCTTCGTCTTTACTCTGGTGGCTGTCTTCTTTATCCTGTGGTTCCCTTACAACATTGTCCTCGTCCTTCACTCCCTGCAATACGTTGGTTTGATCCAGAGCTGTGAAAGGAGTAGGCATCTGGACTATGCCATACAGATCACAGAGAGCTTGTCCTTTGTCCACTGCTGCCTCAACCCTGTGCTCTACGCTTTTGTGAAGAAACGATTCAGGTTGTACTTACAGAAGATCTCTCAGGCTTTCTGTAGGAAGGGCACCTTTGACATCCAGCTCTCAGAGACAAGCCGCTCTTGCAGCAGATACACCGATCAGGTAGAAATGTTGAGCATCACCAACACATGA
- the LOC100546803 gene encoding 7-alpha-hydroxycholest-4-en-3-one 12-alpha-hydroxylase, translating into MAFWTVFLCTLVASLLGGLYLLGVFRRRRPNEPPLDKGIIPWLGYALDFRKDSSGFLSKMQRKHGDIFTVLIGGYYFTFVMDPSCFGAIVKESRSKLDFLTFSAKLVLQVFGYKSDKNINSALHAFNTKHLMGEGLSLLTQATMDNFQKLMLFKLSSGEEKRPWQEAGLFHFCYNIVFRAGYLALYGTESHQGTGNKEKAHEQDLIHSNQLYTEFRKYDRLFPRLAYAVLPPKDKVEAERLKRFFWNALSVTKSSQKENVSRWISEQDQFLAESGVPDYMRDRFKFMMLWASQGNTGPTSFWLLLYLMKNPEAMKAVKGEIEKVLREHGQEVKPGSPPINITRDMLAQTPFLDSAVEETLRLVAAPILIRAVLQDVSLKMSGGTEYTLRKGDRLALFPHLSVQMNPEIHPEPHEFKYDRFVNPDGTKKDFYKNGKRLKYFNMPWGAGVSICPGRFFATAEIKLFVSLMLTHYDLELVNDKEEIPAIDSSRWGFGTMQPVHDVQFRYRQRV; encoded by the coding sequence ATGGCATTCTGGACAGTTTTCCTCTGTACCTTGGTGGCATCGCTGCTTGGGGGGCTCTACCTCCTGGGGGTCTTTCGGAGACGAAGACCCAATGAGCCACCTCTGGACAAAGGCATCATTCCCTGGCTGGGTTATGCACTGGATTTCAGAAAGGACAGTTCAGGGTTTCTAAGTAAGATGCAGAGAAAACATGGAGATATTTTCACAGTGCTGATCGGAGGCTATTACTTTACCTTTGTGATGGACCCCTCCTGCTTTGGAGCCATTGTGAAGGAATCACGGTCTAAACTAGACTTTCTGACCTTTTCAGCTAAATTGGTCCTCCAGGTTTTTGGCTACAAGTCCGACAAGAACATCAATAGTGCTCTGCATGCTTTTAACACAAAGCATCTGATGGGAGAAGGACTCAGTCTCCTGACACAAGCCACCATGGACAACTTCCAGAAACTGATGCTTTTCAAGCTGAGCTCGGGAGAGGAGAAGCGACCGTGGCAAGAGGCTGGCCTCTTCCACTTCTGCTACAACATCGTCTTCAGAGCTGGGTACCTGGCTTTGTACGGCACCGAGTCGCACCAGGGGACAGGGAACAAGGAGAAAGCTCACGAGCAAGACCTCATCCACTCCAACCAGCTGTACACCGAGTTTCGGAAGTACGACCGCCTCTTTCCCCGCCTGGCCTATGCCGTGTTGCCTCCCAAGGACAAAGTAGAAGCTGAGAGGCTGAAGAGGTTCTTCTGGAATGCTCTGTCCGTGACTAAGAGTTCTCAGAAGGAAAACGTCAGTAGGTGGATAAGTGAACAAGACCAGTTTTTGGCAGAAAGTGGTGTCCCTGACTACATGCGGGACCGCTTCAAGTTTATGATGCTGTGGGCATCCCAAGGCAATACAGGCCCTACTTCCTTCTGGCTCCTCTTGTATCTCATGAAGAATCCAGAAGCTATGAAGGCTGTGAAGGGGGAGATAGAGAAAGTCTTGAGGGAGCATGGCCAAGAAGTGAAGCCAGGAAGCCCACCAATTAACATCACCAGAGACATGTTAGCCCAGACTCCTTTTCTGGACAGTGCCGTGGAGGAGACCCTGAGGCTGGTGGCAGCCCCAATCCTGATCAGAGCCGTCCTCCAGGATGTGAGCCTCAAAATGAGTGGTGGCACAGAGTACACTCTGCGCAAAGGGGACCGACTGGCTTTGTTCCCACACCTCTCTGTGCAGATGAACCCAGAAATCCACCCTGAACCCCACGAATTTAAGTATGACCGCTTTGTCAACCCAGATGGCACCAAGAAAGATTTTTACAAGAATGGCAAACGGCTGAAATACTTCAACATGCCTTGGGGGGCTGGTGTATCCATCTGTCCTGGGCGGTTCTTTGCTACAGCTGAAATTAAATTGTTTGTGTCCTTGATGCTGACCCACTATGACCTGGAGCTGGTCAACGACAAAGAGGAGATTCCAGCCATAGATTCAAGCCGCTGGGGATTTGGAACCATGCAGCCTGTTCATGATGTTCAGTTCAGATACCGACAACGTGTTTGA